A stretch of Anolis sagrei isolate rAnoSag1 chromosome X, rAnoSag1.mat, whole genome shotgun sequence DNA encodes these proteins:
- the LOC132780984 gene encoding uncharacterized protein, with amino-acid sequence MASLGRRGPRWREEAPEERQERGRRGWREAWSPEREPRLGRERSWSPRERRAGSWASLEGPGRWSPSSPGLRASVERGRALRASPERPWSRERSWGSPDWASRGSWDSLAETGRAREGSALWSPPRPLSRTPSPPKGSPPRGRRSRQRWEPNVEWEAQPVKRPRWEPQDQSRRGLGSWSTLEMDEEPWEDTKQEWRDNPEKWRGPAPSEMPRKRRRRAGRGHLKRGWSGPRGRGRGWSGPGRAFAMEAQNPQPHKQQAEEGSFHEPSRSHYSEEDSAADGREKLGEWSPESEAEDGEERKDERVSSRKGKPHTKAATASADSTVVTTSFPSSANHSTARAKWVPCKAVAHFWMKQCQVTIGKKARTYLRTTCPRPWLPDRSTQTPGLNKRLILQLKRPHLKRLSYASHKWQLLQNELLDMAAPAMTVYEMAEEALAKGEAVEPLELREWARHLLRYIGSLSQRLLFYRRSDVLTAINPQLRSMATRMNARTANGWLFTEDNMKLLDDLLIKFPDLTHAPLECTRPGDPRGGSQVEPFRPAGRAQPDRIRHRSITEDFPEARPSSSYA; translated from the exons ATGGCGTCGCTGGGCCGGAGAGGGCCTCGTTGGCGGGAAGAGGCGCCGGAGGAGAGGCAGGAGAGAGGCCGGCGCGGCTGGAGGGAGGCCTGGAGCCCCGAGAGGGAGCCGAGGCTAGGCCGGGAGAGGTCGTGGAGCCCCCGGGAGCGGAGGGCAGGCTCTTGGGCCTCCCTGGAAGGCCCGGGGCGCTGGAGCCCGTCCAGCCCGGGCCTGAGGGCCTCCGTGGAGCGGGGGAGGGCACTGAGGGCTTCCCCGGAGAGGCCTTGGAGCCGGGAGCGGTCCTGGGGCAGCCCTGACTGGGCCAGCCGCGGCTCCTGGGACTCCTTGGCCGAGACTGGCCGCGCGAGGGAAGGCAGCGCCTTATGGAGCCCGCCAAGGCCCCTCAGCCGCACGCCAAGCCCCCCAAAAGGGTCGCCCCcgagggggaggaggagcaggCAGCGGTGGGAACCCAACGTCGAGTGGGAGGCCCAGCCGGTGAAGAGGCCCCGCTGGGAGCCGCAGGACCAAAGCCGGAGGGGGCTGGGCAGTTGGAGCACCCTAGAGATGGATGAAGAGCCCTGGGAGGACACGAAGCAGGAGTGGCGTGACAACCCGGAGAAGTGGCGTGGTCCGGCACCCTCCGAAATGCCccggaagaggagaaggagggctgGACGTGGCCACCTGAAAAGGGGGTGGAGTGGCCCCCGGGGGAGAGGAAGGGGGTGGAGTGGCCCCGGAAGGGCCTTTGCCATGGAGGCTCAGAACCCGCAGCCCCACAAGCAACAGGCGGAGGAGGGTTCCTTCCACGAGCCGTCGAGGAGCCATTACAGCGAAGAGGACAGTGCCGCAGACGGCCGTGAAAAGTTGGGAGAATGGAGCCCTGAGAGCGAAGCAGAGGATGGAGAGGAGCGGAAGGACGAAAGGGTTTCGAGCAGGAAAGGCAAGCCTCACACCAAAGCGGCCACTGCTTCTGCTGACTCCACCGTCGTCAccacctcctttccttcttctgccAACCACTCCACCGCCCGCGCCAAGTGGGTGCCCTGCAAAGCGGTGGCGCACTTTTGGATGAAGCAGTGCCAAGTCACCATTGGGAAGAAGGCGCGGACCTACCTGCGCACCACCTGTCCCCGGCCCTGGCTGCCTGACCGCTCCACTCAGACCCCCGGCTTGAACAAGAGACTCATTCTCCAGCTGAAGCGGCCCCACCTGAAGCGGCTCTCCTATGCATCCCACAAGTGGCAGCTGCTTCAGAATGAGTTGCTGGACATGGCGGCACCGGCCATGACTGTCTATGAGATGGCAGAGGAGGCCCTGGCCAAAGGGGAGGCGGTGGAGCCTCTGGAGCTGCGGGAATGGGCCCGGCACCTGCTCCGCTACATTGGCAGCCTCAGTCAGCGGCTCCTTTTCTACCGCCGCAGCGATGTCCTGACCGCTATCAACCCACAGCTGAGGAGCATGGCCACGAGAATGAACGCCCGCACCGCCAACGGGTGGCTCTTCACTGAAGACAATATGAAGCTCCTGGACGACCTTCTCATAAAGTTCCCGGATCTGACGCACGCCCCTCTGGAATGTACCAGGCCGGGAGACCCCCGGGGCGGCTCCCAGGTGGAGCCATTCAGACCTGCAGGCAGAGCCCag CCGGACCGCATAAGGCACAGGAGCATCACCGAAGACTTTCCAGAGGCGAGACCTTCGAGCTCTTATGCCTGA